One genomic segment of Elusimicrobiota bacterium includes these proteins:
- a CDS encoding TaqI family restriction endonuclease — MEQFGKFLESIKLNDYRIKYRPIKIVEMDMPKEIQAISLLYKTYWGKKNFLDFEDFYKEYLATYKTDIESFRKKVTMCEDCFYRGLPARIYRTWASIITQIHAGYVAEAVFGKGSVSMSADLDHEGADFQVNYKNHILNYQVKKASFSREIRQAKKSKKKIKGQFINIKYEVPSEDYFKNPKKKNGEYKLPYLRFTQNQELKRLSNGFIIFTRSAFKNKKKEIDEKSK; from the coding sequence ATGGAACAATTCGGAAAATTCTTAGAATCAATAAAACTAAACGATTACAGGATTAAATATCGTCCGATTAAGATTGTGGAAATGGATATGCCAAAAGAAATACAAGCCATTTCCCTGCTATATAAAACCTATTGGGGTAAAAAGAACTTTTTAGATTTTGAGGATTTCTATAAGGAATATTTGGCTACTTATAAAACAGATATTGAAAGCTTTAGAAAAAAGGTAACGATGTGTGAAGATTGTTTTTACAGAGGACTACCTGCCAGGATTTATCGTACCTGGGCAAGTATAATAACACAAATTCATGCGGGCTATGTTGCAGAAGCCGTTTTTGGGAAAGGGAGTGTTTCAATGTCGGCAGATTTAGATCATGAAGGAGCTGATTTTCAGGTCAATTACAAAAACCATATATTAAATTACCAAGTGAAGAAAGCCTCTTTTAGTAGAGAAATACGGCAAGCAAAGAAATCAAAGAAAAAAATTAAAGGACAATTTATTAATATTAAGTATGAAGTGCCTAGTGAGGACTATTTCAAAAATCCTAAAAAGAAAAACGGTGAGTATAAACTACCTTATCTAAGATTTACCCAAAATCAAGAACTAAAGAGATTATCTAACGGTTTTATAATTTTTACTCGTAGTGCTTTCAAAAACAAGAAAAAAGAAATTGATGAAAAATCAAAATAG
- a CDS encoding helix-turn-helix transcriptional regulator: MSNTIYLKEYKQFVEKMIKARLDAGLKQQDVAKKLKKPQSYISKIERCERRIDVLELKKIAVIYKKSILYFI; the protein is encoded by the coding sequence ATGTCAAATACAATTTATCTAAAAGAATATAAACAATTTGTAGAAAAGATGATCAAGGCGCGCCTTGACGCAGGCTTAAAGCAGCAAGATGTTGCAAAGAAACTAAAAAAGCCACAATCGTATATTTCTAAAATTGAAAGATGTGAAAGAAGAATAGATGTCCTAGAACTAAAGAAGATTGCAGTTATTTATAAAAAAAGTATTTTATATTTTATTTAA